Proteins from a genomic interval of Phalacrocorax aristotelis chromosome 3, bGulAri2.1, whole genome shotgun sequence:
- the MGME1 gene encoding mitochondrial genome maintenance exonuclease 1, with protein sequence MKFLQLLSRKPGKLEMLFQIPFCQKQFPYMCLATSTCLYSKKKKVNSYEHVDQEKYKNLVYSVTSYKTSAQTPQTILEEDNLLYGPPDKHRPPVKAETKIPKNWVPLINPNKRTPLPNSDSNIPMKIALQKTKMPSVTRILQQTLSPQQAFYLERWKQKMILELGKDGFAEYTKNLFLQGELFHAALESIFMSEEMATKEQREDVDVSGYLSSVQHVLKDISEVKALESAVQHGTLQYLGLVDCVAKYRGQLCVIDWKTSEKPKPSLKNTFDNPLQVAAYIGAINHDANYDFQISCGLIVIAYKNGSPAHPHFMGPDLCSQYWNKWLLRLEEYMDRN encoded by the exons ATGAAATTCCTACAGCTACTATCCAGGAAACCAGGGAAACTGGAAATGCTTTTTCAAATACCATTTTGCCAGAAGCAATTCCCATACATGTGTCTGGCTACCTCCACGTGTCTTtatagcaagaagaaaaaagtaaacagtTACGAACATGTTGAccaagaaaaatacaagaactTGGTCTACTCTGTTACATCTTACAAAACCAGTGCCCAGACACCACAGACAATACTTGAAGAAGACAATTTGTTATATGGGCCACCAGATAAACACAGACCTCCAGttaaagctgaaacaaaaattcCCAAGAACTGGGTTCCGTTAATAAACCCCAACAAGAGAACTCCCCTTCCAAACAGTGATTCAAACATCCCCATGAAAATTGCTTTACAAAAAACGAAAATGCCCAGTGTTACCCGTATTCTTCAACAGACGCTTTCTCCGCAGCAAGCCTTTTATCTAGAAAGATGGAAGCAGAAAATGATACTGGAACTTGGGAAAGATGGTTTTGCAGAGTATACTAAAA atCTTTTCCTCCAAGGAGAGCTCTTTCATGCAGCTTTGGAATCTATATTCATGTCTGAAGAGATGGCAACTAAGGAGCAGAGAGAAGATGTTGATGTTTCCGGCTACTTATCAAGTGTGCAGCATGTCTTAAAAGATATCAGCGAAGTGAAAGCTCTGGAAAGTGCAGTTCAGCATGGGACTCTTCAGTATCTGGGCCTGGTAGACTGCGTGGCTAAGTATCG AGGCCAGTTGTGTGTGATCGACTGGAAAACTTCTGAGAAACCAAAGCCGTCTCTGAAGAATACTTTTGACAACCCATTACAGGTTGCAGCATATATTGGAGCCATAAACCACGATGCCAATTATGACTTCCAG ATCAGCTGCGGGCTCATTGTGATTGCCTATAAGAATGGCTCCCCTGCGCATCCGCATTTCATGGGTCCCGATCTGTGCTCACAGTACTGGAATAAGTGGCTTTTGCGCCTTGAAGAGTACATGGACAGAAACTGA
- the OVOL2 gene encoding transcription factor Ovo-like 2: MPRAFLVKRRSPQPAVRSWDGLPDEERADTYIPGGIGCVLLGYEDSCSLESSGSSGTRDAEPSDPPTPQPGPGDLGTAGGMLLDLAVKRPMVRSKIKFTTGTCNDATVHSCELCGKGFRLQRMLNRHIKCHSQVKRHLCTFCGKGFNDTFDLKRHVRTHTGIRPYKCEVCNKAFTQRCSLESHLKKIHGVQQQYAYKQRRDKLYVCEDCGYTGPTQEDLYLHVSNVHPGSAFLKKTSKKLAAVLQNKLSPVLQRNSKDNDKDE; this comes from the exons ATGCCCAGAGCCTTCCTGGTGAAGCGCCGGAGCCCGCAGCCGGCGGTGCGCAGCTGGGATGGGCTGCCCGACGAGGAGAGAGCCGACACCTACATCCCAG GCGGGATCGGCTGCGTGCTGCTGGGCTACGAGGACAGCTGCAGCCTGGAGAGCAGCGGGAGCAGCGGGACCAGGGACGCAGAGCCCAGCGACCCCCCGACaccccagcccggccccggTGACTTGGGCACGGCCGGGGGGATGCTGCTGGACCTGGCTGTCAAGCGCCCCATGGTCAGGTCGAAAATCAAG TTCACCACTGGCACCTGTAACGATGCTACGGTGCATAGCTGTGAGCTGTGTGGCAAAGGCTTTCGCTTGCAGCGGATGCTCAACCGTCACATCAAGTGTCACAGCCAGGTGAAGAGACACTTGTGCACCTTCTGTGGAAAAGGCTTCAATGACACCTTTGATCTGAAAAGACACGTCCGGACCCATACCG GAATTCGTCCTTACAAATGTGAGGTTTGCAACAAAGCCTTCACCCAGCGCTGTTCCCTGGAGTCCCACCTTAAGAAGATTCATGGCGTGCAGCAGCAATACGCCTACAAACAGAGGCGAGATAAACTTTACGTGTGCGAAGACTGCGGCTACACGGGCCCCACGCAGGAGGACCTGTACCTGCACGTTAGTAACGTTCACCCTGGAAgtgctttcctgaaaaaaacctcaaaaaaactTGCAGCGGTTTTGCAAAACAAACTGAGCCCTGTCCTGCAGAGGAACTCCAAAGACAACGACAAAGATGAGTAA